CGGGAATGGACCAGTTTATCCAGGGAAGGGACGGCAAAATCAGGCGTCCCCATAAAAATGGTTTTCATATTGGGTGTATGTGCTTCGGAATTTTAAAAATTTTATGCCTGACGGGAAGCCAGTTCGGAAAGTTTTGATTTGACAAACATTTTCCGTACCGGACTGATACGGTCGGTAAAAAAAATACCGTTGAGGTGGTCATATTCATGCTGTATGACCCGGGCCGGAAAACCGGTAAAGACTTCCTCGTGTGTTTTCCGGTCCAGATCCTGCCAGCGGAGGCGGATGGTCAGGGCCCGGGGGACATTTTCCCGGATGCCGGGGATGGATAGACATCCTTCTTCCTGAAGTTCGGTCTCTTCGGACATTTCCAGAATTTCGGGATTCAGGAAGACGGAATCACCCCGTTCATCTTCAAATGCCGCAGCTCCTACGGTAAATATGGCACGGCTTTCCCCTACCTGATTGGCGGAAAGACCGATTCCATCGTCATCATACATGGTCAGCACCATATCCTGAGTAAAACGGCGGATGGTATCTGTCACATTTTCCACAGGCGCAGTTTTCTTCCGGAGGACCGGTGCCCCGTAGATATAAACTTTCAACCGTTTGGGGGTATATTGGGACATGATTATTTTTTCATGGCTTGCATAGGTTCAATTTTGGATGCGATGGCATTTTTCCGGACTTCCAGTTTTACATCCTTGCCTACTTTGATCACCACTGTGTTTTCATCTTTCAGGGAATCAATTTCACCGATGAGTCCACCAATAGTCACCACTTTATCCCGGGGCTGAAGTGAACTGAGCATTTTTTGGGTCTCTTTCTGTTTCTTCGCCTGGGGACGAATCATAAAAAACCAGACCACCACCATAATAAGAATAAAGGGAAATAAAGTCACCAAAGCACTGGGTTGCTGTTCCTGGGCGGCCTGTGCAAAAAGATTTAATAACATATTTTTTTCTCCTGTTTTGACGGATATTAACCATATTGGAGAATCAAATCAAGAATTCTACAAAAGAGTTGGTGTTCCTCCCGCAGAGGCACAGAGAGCGCGGAGGGATTGGATGATAATCCCATGAAATAGGGTTCCCAATTTGGATTGGGAATTTTACTGGATGAATGGAATTTTATCGCTGCTTTACAGCTTTTTCAGAAGTTAGAAGATGGAAGTTGGCGTCGCTTCGCTCCTGCATGGGATTCAAGCACCTCACTGCGTTCGGTGTTCAATAGCCGCTTCGCGGCTTTCAAACGCTGTTACGCAGCGTTGAAGGATCTCACTTCGTTCGATCTTCAATCTCAAGATATGCATGTTTTAATGGGTGACTTCTTTTTTGTACACTGCAAATCAGTGCCGCTTGAATTCTTGATCGCCGAAGGCGTTTGAACACTGAGCGCAGCGAAGTGCCAATCCCCTCAATCCCCCTCTCAGCCTCTTTACACCCTCTGCGGAATCCCCCTAATTAATCTCTCCCCCTCCGCCCTCTCCGCGGGAATATCCAAAACAATCTCTGCCTCTCTGCGCCCTCCGCGGGAGGAATAAATCCTCAGCCTCTCCGCTCACTCCGCCGCAATGCCCCCAAAATAATCTCTGCCTCTCTGCGCCCTCCGCGGGAGGAATAAATCCTCAGCCTCTCCGCTCACTCCGCCGCAATCCCCCCAAAATAATCTCTGCCCCTCCGCCCTCTCAGCGGGAATATCCAAAATAATCTCAGCCCCTCTGCGCCCTCCGCGGGAGGAATAAATACTCTGCCTCTCCGCCCTCTCAATTCTCCCATTCTCAATTCCCCCTAAAGCCCTTAAATTCTATCATGCACACCATACCGGAACTTTTGGCTCCTGCAGG
This window of the Candidatus Neomarinimicrobiota bacterium genome carries:
- the def gene encoding peptide deformylase, giving the protein MSQYTPKRLKVYIYGAPVLRKKTAPVENVTDTIRRFTQDMVLTMYDDDGIGLSANQVGESRAIFTVGAAAFEDERGDSVFLNPEILEMSEETELQEEGCLSIPGIRENVPRALTIRLRWQDLDRKTHEEVFTGFPARVIQHEYDHLNGIFFTDRISPVRKMFVKSKLSELASRQA
- the yajC gene encoding preprotein translocase subunit YajC; protein product: MLLNLFAQAAQEQQPSALVTLFPFILIMVVVWFFMIRPQAKKQKETQKMLSSLQPRDKVVTIGGLIGEIDSLKDENTVVIKVGKDVKLEVRKNAIASKIEPMQAMKK